The genomic stretch AAGTTGTATGGGGTGGGTGTTGGCCCAGGGGATCCGAGCCTAATCACTCTGCGGGCCGTGGAAATCCTGCAAGGGATGCAGGTCATAGCCATACCCAAGTCCAAGATGGAGCGGGAAAGTGTTGCCTGGGAAATAGCACAAGCCCACTGCCCTTCTGGGGTGAGAATTTTGGAGTTGGAGATGCCCATGACCGCGGATAAAGAAATACTTCAAGCGGCCTGGCATCAAGCAGCAGTGAAAATTAAAGCTGAGCTTGATCTAGGGCATTCGGTCGCTTTTCTTACTTTAGGAGATCCTTCTTTATATAGTACCTACAGTTACCTGCTGGCGATTCTTAAAAGTCAGCTTGAACCGGATCAGATCGAGACTATTCCGGGCATCACTGCGATGTCAGCTGCAGCAGCTCGGGTAAACTGGCCCTTAGCCATTGGCGACGACCCTTTAATAGTTTTACCAGGTATCGAGGGATTAGAAGAGTATGAGCAATACCCTAATCTCGTATTGATGAAAGTATCACGAAATCTGCCGGATGTACTTAATCATATTCAGAAGACAGGAGCGCAAGCTGTTTTAGCAACACGTGTCAGTCAAACAGGAGAAGA from Desulfitobacterium dichloroeliminans LMG P-21439 encodes the following:
- the cobI gene encoding precorrin-2 C(20)-methyltransferase; this translates as MQQEQNERTIPQSTRKAKLYGVGVGPGDPSLITLRAVEILQGMQVIAIPKSKMERESVAWEIAQAHCPSGVRILELEMPMTADKEILQAAWHQAAVKIKAELDLGHSVAFLTLGDPSLYSTYSYLLAILKSQLEPDQIETIPGITAMSAAAARVNWPLAIGDDPLIVLPGIEGLEEYEQYPNLVLMKVSRNLPDVLNHIQKTGAQAVLATRVSQTGEEIRLLSPGEVIEKVDYLSLVLYKKDRSEDLG